A stretch of Bombina bombina isolate aBomBom1 chromosome 2, aBomBom1.pri, whole genome shotgun sequence DNA encodes these proteins:
- the SDS gene encoding L-serine dehydratase/L-threonine deaminase, with the protein MGVKSASSCTDAKSHNMVKIPKMKCLHLDTPLRDSVPMSKLAGTTVYLKLDNAQPTGSFKIRGIGHLCKTWAERGCKHFVCSSGGNAGLAAAYSARMLSIPATILVPVTTPSFTIQRVKDEGATVCVIGEILDETIEHAKELVKNNPGWVYIPPFDDPLIWEGHTSLVKEIKASLPSKPGAIALSVGGGGMLCGVAQGLREEGWGDVPIIAMETKGAHSLNAALGAGALVTLPEITSVAKTLGAKTVGAQTLKVAQEHPVFSEVISDQEAVLAIERFADDEKMLVEPACGAALAVVYSNILGKLQQQGKLSSHLSSIVIIVCGGNNITLAQLSRLKEQLGIAATCKS; encoded by the exons ATGGGAGTCAAATCAGCATCATCCTGTACGGACGCCAAAAGTCATAACATG GTCAAGATACCAAAAATGAAGTGCCTGCATCTGGACACACCTCTGAGGGACAGTGTACCAATGTCCAAACTGGCTGGGACCACAGTGTACCTTAAACTTGATAATGCACAGCCCACTGGTTCTTTCAAAATCAGAGGAATCGGTCATCTGTGCAAAACG TGGGCAGAACGCGGCTGTAAACATTTTGTCTGCTCTTCGG GAGGCAACGCCGGCCTTGCAGCTGCCTATAGTGCAAGAATGCTCTCTATCCCAGCCACCATACTTGTTCCCGTCACCACTCCCTCATTCACCATCCAGAGGGTTAAGGACGAAGGAGCCACAGTCTGTGTGATAGGAGAA ATATTGGATGAGACTATTGAACATGCAAAGGAGCTGGTGAAAAATAACCCAGGATGGGTGTATATCCCACCTTTTGATGACCCATTAATATG ggaaggGCACACCTCACTGGTGAAGGAAATAAAAGCCAGTCTCCCTTCAAAACCCGGGGCTATCGCCCTGTCAGTGGGTGGAGGAGGAATGCTTTGTGGGGTAGCCCAGGGGCTTAGAGAAGAAGGATGGGGAGATGTCCCAATCATTGCTATGGAAACTAAAGGAGCACACAGCCTCAATGCTGCTCTGGGAGCTGGTGCCTTGGTCACTTTACCAGAGATTACCAG TGTGGCAAAGACACTGGGGGCCAAAACTGTAGGTGCACAAACTCTGAAGGTGGCTCAGGAGCATCCAGTGTTCTCAGAGGTCATCTCAGACCAGGAAGCAGTTTTGGCTATTGAGAGGTTTGCAG ATGATGAGAAGATGCTTGTGGAACCGGCTTGTGGTGCAGCCCTGGCTGTTGTATACAGCAATATTTTAGGGAAGCTACAGCAGCAGGGCAAATTAAGCTCTCATCTCTCGTCAATTGTCATTATTGTTTGTGGAGGGAACAATATCACACTGGCACAGCTCAGCCGGCTCAAGGAACAGCTGGGCATAGCCGCAACTTGCAAATCTTAA